One Ostrea edulis chromosome 2, xbOstEdul1.1, whole genome shotgun sequence genomic region harbors:
- the LOC125678379 gene encoding 39S ribosomal protein L39, mitochondrial-like isoform X1 produces the protein MSCCVLMKVRSLGSISRQSLCKHLCTRAAKHEDNNSKGSNAPKTNADIRAARNHMFSEEKKRQLSLIRRVEKIKVEYYGIPESCTLWMNKDLSSPYNCAMHMKSNIKALAALAVVNGEVWDMHRPLESECSLQFLKFRDNDPELLNKAFWRTGSFLIGYIFDRAFKDSHRVNVIRFPSNPVVEDGYFCCDLDLGSMNSWQPLPDEMRALSMLGTSLAKEDSVFERLEVDEKLALEMFKDNEYKCDQIPAIAKSSATGSKVTLYRFRDYVDLTSGPLVASSLFISQYNIVKMFPMKCSVNGDIVRVQGIALPPELQIHYKAYELLRERAKRMGIDDPYRKSVM, from the exons ATGTCATGCTGTGTGTTGATGAAAGTCAGAAGTTTGGGCAGTATTTCTCGCCAGTCCCTTTGTA AACACCTTTGCACAAGAGCTGCAAAACATGAAGACAACAATAGTAAGGGTTCCAATGCTCCCAAAACAAATGCTGATATTAGAGCTGCAAGGAATCACATGTTTTCTGAGGAAAAGAAAAGACAATTGTCACTAATCCGACGAGTTGAGAAGATAAAAGTAGAATACTATGGAATACCAGAAAGTTGTACGCTTTGGATGAACAAAGACCTGTCCAGTCCATATAACTGTGCCATGC ACATGAAGTCTAACATCAAAGCCCTGGCAGCCCTAGCTGTGGTGAATGGAGAAGTATGGGACATGCATCGGCCCTTGGAGTCAGAGTGTTCTCTGCAATTCCTTAAATTCAGAGACAATGATCCAGAATTGCTAAACAAG GCATTCTGGAGAACAGGTTCATTTTTGATTGGCTACATCTTTGACCGTGCATTTAAAGACAGCCACAGAGTAAATGTGATACGATTTCCTAGTAACCCTGTTG TTGAAGATGGCTACTTCtgctgtgaccttgacctaggaAGTATGAATTCTTGGCAGCCATTACCT GATGAGATGAGAGCATTGTCAATGTTGGGGACCAGTCTTGCCAAAGAGGACTCGGTATTTGAGAGACTGGAGGTGGATGAAAAGTTGGCTTTAGAAATGTTTAAAGACAATGAGTACAAGTGTGATCAGATACCCGCCATTGCCAAGTCTTCAGCAACAGGATCTAAGGTCACTCTGTACCGATTCAGAGATTATGTGGACTTAACATCAGGACCTCTTGTAGCCAGCTCCCTCTTCATTTCCCAGTACAACATTGTCAAG ATGTTTCCTATGAAGTGTtctgtaaatggggacatcgtCCGAGTTCAGGGAATAGCTCTGCCTCCGGAATTACAG ATTCACTATAAGGCatatgaattacttagagagaGAGCGAAAAGAATG GGTATTGACGATCCATACAGAAAATCAGTGATGTGA
- the LOC125678379 gene encoding 39S ribosomal protein L39, mitochondrial-like isoform X2 produces MSCCVLMKVRSLGSISRQSLCKHLCTRAAKHEDNNSKGSNAPKTNADIRAARNHMFSEEKKRQLSLIRRVEKIKVEYYGIPESCTLWMNKDLSSPYNCAMHMKSNIKALAALAVVNGEVWDMHRPLESECSLQFLKFRDNDPELLNKAFWRTGSFLIGYIFDRAFKDSHRVNVIRFPSNPVVEDGYFCCDLDLGSMNSWQPLPDEMRALSMLGTSLAKEDSVFERLEVDEKLALEMFKDNEYKCDQIPAIAKSSATGSKVTLYRFRDYVDLTSGPLVASSLFISQYNIVKMFPMKCSVNGDIVRVQGIALPPELQHTGRVC; encoded by the exons ATGTCATGCTGTGTGTTGATGAAAGTCAGAAGTTTGGGCAGTATTTCTCGCCAGTCCCTTTGTA AACACCTTTGCACAAGAGCTGCAAAACATGAAGACAACAATAGTAAGGGTTCCAATGCTCCCAAAACAAATGCTGATATTAGAGCTGCAAGGAATCACATGTTTTCTGAGGAAAAGAAAAGACAATTGTCACTAATCCGACGAGTTGAGAAGATAAAAGTAGAATACTATGGAATACCAGAAAGTTGTACGCTTTGGATGAACAAAGACCTGTCCAGTCCATATAACTGTGCCATGC ACATGAAGTCTAACATCAAAGCCCTGGCAGCCCTAGCTGTGGTGAATGGAGAAGTATGGGACATGCATCGGCCCTTGGAGTCAGAGTGTTCTCTGCAATTCCTTAAATTCAGAGACAATGATCCAGAATTGCTAAACAAG GCATTCTGGAGAACAGGTTCATTTTTGATTGGCTACATCTTTGACCGTGCATTTAAAGACAGCCACAGAGTAAATGTGATACGATTTCCTAGTAACCCTGTTG TTGAAGATGGCTACTTCtgctgtgaccttgacctaggaAGTATGAATTCTTGGCAGCCATTACCT GATGAGATGAGAGCATTGTCAATGTTGGGGACCAGTCTTGCCAAAGAGGACTCGGTATTTGAGAGACTGGAGGTGGATGAAAAGTTGGCTTTAGAAATGTTTAAAGACAATGAGTACAAGTGTGATCAGATACCCGCCATTGCCAAGTCTTCAGCAACAGGATCTAAGGTCACTCTGTACCGATTCAGAGATTATGTGGACTTAACATCAGGACCTCTTGTAGCCAGCTCCCTCTTCATTTCCCAGTACAACATTGTCAAG ATGTTTCCTATGAAGTGTtctgtaaatggggacatcgtCCGAGTTCAGGGAATAGCTCTGCCTCCGGAATTACAG CACACAGGCAGGGTATGCTGA